A window from Kovacikia minuta CCNUW1 encodes these proteins:
- the glmS gene encoding glutamine--fructose-6-phosphate transaminase (isomerizing): protein MCGIVGYIGTQAASEILLEGLRKLEYRGYDSAGIATVLEGNIHCVRAKGKLHNLQEKLEGEANPSQLGIGHTRWATHGKPEEYNAHPHTDTDRRIAVVQNGIIENYRELREDLKARGHEFRSDTDTEVIPHLIAECLIGGRWQVTGGREAEGRRQRAEGDTQSSVPSPQPSVSTQNSKLKTQNSFPTPHTPHPTPLLEAVRQAVNQLKGAFAIAVISADYPDELIVARQQAPLVLGFGQGEFYCASDTPALVPYTRAVLPLENGELARLTPLGVEVYNFEGQRLKKAPRTLSWNPVMVEKQGFKHFMLKEIYEQPGVVRACLEAYFDSEWSPSHPSRSPVRLNLPETLYTDLQRIQIVACGTSWHAALVGKYLLEQLTEIPTQVQYASEFRYSPSPLTPHTLTIGVTQSGETADTLAALEMELQRRSQKPPEFAAHLLGITNRPESSLGNLVPHIINTHAGIEIGVAATKTFVAQLMAFYALALDLACRRQSISLDQFEKILEGLRQLPSEIEMILESQERYIEELAHDFAETQDFIFLGRGINFPIALEGALKLKEISYIHAEGYPAGEMKHGPIALLDAKVPVVTIAMPGTVFEKVLSNAQEARARDARLIGVTPMDEQDAADTFDTLIPVPHVDEILSPIVTVIPLQLLAYHIAARRGLDVDQPRNLAKSVTVE from the coding sequence ATGTGTGGAATTGTTGGCTACATCGGCACCCAGGCAGCAAGCGAAATTCTGTTAGAAGGACTACGGAAATTAGAATATCGCGGATATGATTCCGCCGGAATTGCGACGGTGCTGGAAGGCAATATTCACTGTGTCCGGGCAAAGGGCAAACTCCACAACTTACAAGAAAAGTTAGAAGGCGAAGCCAACCCCTCCCAACTGGGAATTGGTCATACCCGCTGGGCAACCCACGGGAAACCAGAAGAATACAACGCCCATCCCCACACCGATACCGATCGCCGCATCGCCGTGGTTCAAAACGGCATCATTGAAAACTACCGTGAACTGCGCGAAGACCTGAAAGCACGAGGGCACGAATTTCGCTCCGATACCGATACGGAAGTGATTCCCCATTTGATTGCAGAATGCTTAATCGGTGGCAGGTGGCAGGTGACAGGTGGCAGGGAGGCAGAAGGCAGGAGGCAGAGGGCAGAAGGTGACACTCAGTCCTCAGTCCCCAGTCCTCAGCCCTCAGTTTCAACTCAAAACTCAAAACTTAAAACTCAAAACTCCTTCCCCACACCCCACACCCCACACCCCACACCCCTCCTAGAAGCCGTTCGGCAAGCTGTCAATCAACTAAAGGGAGCCTTCGCGATCGCCGTTATTTCCGCTGACTACCCCGACGAGTTGATTGTGGCACGGCAGCAGGCTCCGTTGGTGCTTGGCTTTGGGCAGGGAGAGTTTTATTGTGCCTCAGATACACCCGCGCTAGTGCCCTACACCCGTGCGGTGTTGCCCTTAGAGAATGGAGAACTGGCACGCCTGACACCATTGGGAGTTGAGGTGTATAACTTTGAAGGACAGCGGCTCAAAAAAGCACCCCGCACCCTCAGTTGGAACCCTGTAATGGTGGAAAAGCAGGGCTTCAAACACTTCATGCTGAAGGAAATTTATGAACAACCAGGGGTGGTACGGGCCTGTCTGGAAGCCTACTTTGACAGCGAGTGGAGTCCATCGCATCCGTCCCGATCCCCCGTGCGTCTGAATTTGCCAGAGACGTTGTACACCGATTTGCAACGGATTCAGATTGTTGCCTGTGGAACCAGTTGGCATGCCGCATTAGTTGGGAAATATTTGCTGGAACAACTGACGGAAATTCCAACGCAAGTTCAGTATGCTTCCGAATTCCGCTATTCTCCCTCACCCCTTACCCCGCACACGCTGACGATCGGCGTCACCCAGTCAGGAGAAACGGCAGACACCCTGGCAGCCCTGGAAATGGAACTGCAACGACGATCGCAAAAGCCCCCTGAGTTTGCCGCCCATCTGCTAGGGATTACCAACCGTCCCGAAAGCTCCTTAGGAAATCTGGTGCCCCATATTATTAATACCCACGCGGGGATTGAAATTGGGGTGGCGGCAACGAAAACCTTCGTGGCACAGTTGATGGCATTTTATGCTCTGGCACTGGATCTGGCATGCCGCCGCCAATCCATTTCCCTTGACCAATTTGAGAAAATTTTGGAAGGATTGCGCCAATTGCCTTCTGAGATTGAAATGATTCTGGAAAGCCAGGAACGCTACATTGAGGAACTGGCGCACGATTTTGCGGAAACCCAGGACTTCATTTTTCTGGGACGGGGCATCAACTTTCCGATCGCCCTGGAAGGTGCATTGAAACTGAAGGAGATCAGCTACATTCATGCCGAAGGCTACCCTGCCGGTGAAATGAAACACGGTCCGATCGCATTACTGGATGCCAAGGTGCCCGTGGTGACGATCGCCATGCCGGGAACGGTGTTTGAAAAGGTACTGTCGAACGCCCAGGAAGCCAGAGCGCGGGATGCCCGCTTGATTGGGGTCACGCCGATGGATGAACAGGATGCGGCAGATACCTTTGATACCCTGATTCCCGTTCCCCATGTGGATGAAATTCTGTCGCCGATCGTCACGGTGATTCCGCTGCAACTGCTGGCGTATCACATTGCGGCGCGCAGAGGCTTGGACGTTGACCAGCCAAGGAATTTGGCAAAGAGCGTTACAGTAGAGTAA
- a CDS encoding Uma2 family endonuclease: MEPSTAVRRLSVQDYHRMAESGILKPDERVELLEGQIIQMAAKGTAHSATVSRIEHLLRNRLGDRVLLRFQDPIRLNDYSEPEPDVAVVHPDSNFYEDHHPTPSEVFLLIEVSDTTLKFDRETKAPAYGRSGIAEYWVLDVVARKLHVYRSPSKNGYQSETILSEELTVAPLAFPECVITVRELLRSPKDI; this comes from the coding sequence ATGGAACCTTCTACTGCCGTTCGTCGCTTGTCAGTGCAAGATTATCACCGGATGGCGGAATCTGGCATCTTGAAGCCGGATGAACGAGTTGAATTACTGGAAGGGCAGATTATCCAGATGGCAGCAAAGGGAACGGCTCACAGTGCAACCGTTAGCCGCATAGAACACCTGTTGAGAAATCGATTGGGCGATCGTGTTTTGCTGCGATTTCAAGATCCAATTCGACTAAATGATTATTCCGAGCCGGAACCGGATGTTGCCGTTGTCCATCCAGATTCAAACTTCTATGAGGATCATCACCCAACGCCATCAGAAGTTTTTCTATTGATTGAAGTTTCGGACACAACGCTGAAGTTTGACCGAGAAACGAAGGCTCCGGCTTATGGACGATCGGGAATTGCCGAGTATTGGGTGCTAGATGTGGTTGCAAGGAAGCTGCATGTCTATCGATCGCCGAGCAAAAACGGTTATCAAAGCGAAACCATTTTGTCAGAAGAGTTAACTGTCGCTCCCTTAGCCTTTCCAGAGTGTGTGATTACGGTGCGGGAACTGCTGCGATCGCCTAAAGATATCTAA
- a CDS encoding type II toxin-antitoxin system VapC family toxin, giving the protein MSHERLFLDTAFIQALLNPRDDYHNQAKQLFPRIRAASEVWITEAIFAEVGNALSAFNRNGAVQFIQQCYRTDNIKIVSVDTALLIQALALYESRPDKTWGLTDCISFVVMQQQSLTDAVTGDRHFVQAGFCALMLDTQ; this is encoded by the coding sequence ATGAGCCATGAGCGTTTGTTTCTCGATACCGCATTCATTCAAGCCTTGCTCAATCCCCGCGACGATTACCACAACCAGGCGAAACAACTGTTTCCCCGCATTCGTGCAGCCTCCGAAGTTTGGATCACAGAAGCCATCTTTGCTGAAGTTGGCAACGCCTTAAGCGCATTCAACCGTAACGGTGCCGTTCAATTCATCCAACAGTGCTATCGTACCGACAATATCAAAATCGTCAGTGTCGATACCGCACTCCTGATACAAGCCCTCGCCCTCTACGAATCTCGTCCCGATAAAACCTGGGGCTTGACTGACTGTATTTCCTTCGTCGTCATGCAACAGCAAAGCCTGACTGATGCTGTTACAGGCGATCGTCACTTCGTTCAAGCAGGCTTTTGCGCCCTGATGCTAGATACCCAGTAG
- a CDS encoding transposase has translation MKYNPDKHHRRSIRLQGYDYASAGMYFVAICTYQRQCLFGAVVDGEMQLNDDGRMVSDEWIRSRNIRQEIDFDAWVIMPNHIHGIVVIYPPNLSQHSVGAHGRAPLQNVAPQRFGIAYRKPRSLSSFIAGFKSAATKQINMMRNAPGTPVWQRNYYEHIVRNEESLQHLRQYIHNNPLSWQEDQLHPDNPSKW, from the coding sequence GTGAAATATAACCCAGACAAACATCACCGACGATCGATTCGGTTGCAGGGATACGACTACGCCTCTGCCGGAATGTATTTTGTCGCCATTTGCACCTATCAACGGCAATGTTTGTTTGGTGCTGTTGTCGATGGTGAGATGCAATTGAACGATGATGGACGGATGGTGTCAGATGAATGGATACGATCGCGGAATATTCGCCAGGAAATTGATTTCGATGCCTGGGTTATCATGCCCAATCATATTCATGGGATTGTGGTCATTTATCCACCGAATCTATCGCAACATTCTGTAGGGGCGCACGGCCGTGCGCCCCTACAGAATGTTGCACCCCAACGATTTGGGATTGCATATCGCAAACCCCGTTCTCTTTCGTCGTTCATTGCTGGATTCAAATCGGCGGCGACGAAACAAATCAATATGATGCGTAACGCACCGGGAACTCCCGTTTGGCAGCGCAATTATTACGAACACATTGTTCGTAACGAAGAATCTTTACAACATCTGCGGCAATACATTCACAACAATCCTTTGTCGTGGCAGGAAGACCAGTTGCATCCTGACAATCCATCAAAATGGTAG
- a CDS encoding DUF2267 domain-containing protein — protein sequence MPDEVFNPPIPEIDPTEVRDSRALPNQQHHSFLEKVAAQAGLADIYDARDISEVVFRTMRDMMTNESVDQVAQELHKPVMEENTDRTVYTATPLATEIEDLWKDTNPIVNFLSRIRPTLQIRDTTFLFRIKQEAGLPAHVEVERAVKAVFSATKDELSAERIQEIAGYLPGTVRQLWEEA from the coding sequence ATGCCAGATGAAGTTTTTAATCCACCCATTCCAGAAATTGATCCGACAGAAGTTAGGGATTCTCGCGCACTTCCAAATCAGCAGCATCATTCATTCTTAGAAAAAGTGGCAGCTCAAGCGGGGCTTGCTGATATCTACGATGCCAGAGACATTTCTGAAGTTGTGTTCCGAACCATGCGCGACATGATGACCAACGAATCCGTCGATCAGGTCGCTCAAGAACTGCACAAGCCAGTGATGGAAGAGAATACCGATCGCACCGTCTATACCGCTACCCCCCTGGCGACCGAAATTGAGGATCTTTGGAAAGATACCAATCCGATCGTCAATTTTCTTAGCCGTATTCGTCCAACCCTGCAAATCCGCGATACAACATTTTTGTTTCGGATTAAGCAGGAGGCAGGGCTACCTGCCCACGTTGAGGTGGAGCGGGCTGTAAAGGCTGTTTTCTCAGCTACGAAAGACGAACTGTCAGCGGAGCGGATTCAGGAAATTGCTGGTTATTTGCCGGGTACGGTGCGTCAGCTTTGGGAAGAAGCTTAG
- a CDS encoding cyclic peptide export ABC transporter — protein sequence MNIIVFLLQSSWKTVAIAIATGFLSGISSAGLIALISRAVGQPFSTSAPIIIGGFAGLALTALFTSIISQVMLVRLSQAAVMELRMRLSRQVLASELRHLEQVGNPRLLATLTEDVQAVANAAFEIPFICIDLAIVFGCLVYIAWLSWSALLLVFALMGVAMLSSQQFLRKGGKLLGLAREEQDRLFKHFRALTEGIKELKLHYQRRQDFLNQDLEATVVRFRRYNVRGLTLFAMAGSWGKLLFFFAIGFVLFVLPNLLTLSPQAMAGYILTFTYLMTPMDDIVNNFPVITRANISFLKIESLGLTLADRAEALPPPAAITADWHRLELKGVTYPYGYEQDDRSFTLGPIDLAFQPGELVFIVGGNGSGKSTLAKLITGLYVPETGEILLDEQPITTQNREWYRQHFSVVFSDFYLFERLLGVESSQSGAIAQDYLKQLRLDHKVTIEADGRFSTTALSQGQRKRLALLTAYLEDRPIYLFDEWAADQDPIFKEFFYTELLPKLKNRDKTILVISHDDHYFHLGDRMIKLDQGKVEYDKT from the coding sequence ATGAATATTATTGTTTTCCTCCTACAGTCTTCCTGGAAAACGGTGGCGATCGCGATTGCCACCGGGTTTCTGAGTGGCATCAGCAGTGCGGGTCTGATTGCTCTGATCAGTCGGGCTGTGGGGCAACCCTTCAGTACATCAGCCCCCATCATTATCGGTGGGTTTGCAGGGCTGGCACTGACAGCGCTGTTTACCAGCATCATCTCGCAGGTTATGCTGGTGCGCCTGTCGCAGGCGGCAGTAATGGAGTTGCGTATGCGGCTGAGCCGTCAAGTTTTGGCGTCCGAGTTGCGCCATCTGGAACAGGTGGGAAATCCGCGTCTGTTAGCTACCCTGACGGAAGATGTGCAGGCCGTTGCCAATGCTGCCTTTGAAATTCCATTTATCTGTATTGATTTGGCGATCGTCTTTGGGTGTCTGGTTTATATTGCCTGGCTTTCCTGGTCTGCCCTGCTGCTGGTGTTTGCCTTGATGGGGGTAGCGATGCTGAGTAGCCAGCAGTTTTTGAGAAAAGGGGGAAAGCTGCTGGGGCTTGCCCGCGAGGAACAGGATCGGTTATTTAAACATTTTCGCGCCTTGACTGAGGGAATTAAGGAACTCAAACTCCACTACCAGCGGCGGCAGGATTTTCTGAATCAGGATTTGGAAGCAACTGTAGTGCGCTTTCGCCGCTACAACGTGCGGGGGTTAACCCTGTTTGCAATGGCGGGAAGTTGGGGAAAACTGCTGTTCTTTTTTGCGATCGGGTTTGTTCTGTTTGTTTTACCCAACCTGCTGACTCTTAGCCCCCAGGCAATGGCTGGCTATATCCTGACCTTTACTTATCTGATGACCCCGATGGATGACATTGTGAATAATTTTCCGGTCATCACCAGGGCAAATATTTCGTTTCTCAAAATTGAGTCGTTGGGGTTAACCCTTGCCGATCGTGCCGAAGCATTGCCCCCTCCTGCTGCGATCACCGCAGATTGGCATCGGTTAGAACTCAAGGGTGTCACCTATCCCTATGGTTACGAGCAAGACGACCGTAGCTTTACCCTGGGTCCGATCGATCTCGCCTTTCAGCCGGGGGAGCTGGTCTTTATCGTCGGTGGCAATGGTAGTGGTAAATCGACGCTGGCAAAACTGATCACGGGCTTGTACGTTCCCGAAACGGGGGAAATTCTGCTAGACGAACAACCCATTACAACCCAAAACCGGGAATGGTATCGGCAGCATTTTTCGGTGGTTTTTTCGGACTTCTACTTATTCGAGCGACTGTTGGGCGTAGAAAGTTCCCAGTCAGGCGCGATCGCCCAGGACTATCTGAAACAACTCCGACTCGATCACAAAGTAACCATTGAAGCCGATGGTAGATTTTCCACCACAGCCCTTTCCCAGGGACAACGCAAACGGTTGGCACTGCTCACAGCCTATCTGGAAGATCGACCCATTTACCTGTTTGATGAATGGGCAGCTGACCAAGACCCCATCTTTAAAGAATTTTTCTACACGGAACTGTTGCCAAAACTAAAAAACCGTGACAAAACCATCCTCGTTATTAGCCATGATGACCACTATTTCCATCTGGGCGATCGGATGATCAAATTAGATCAAGGTAAGGTTGAGTACGACAAAACTTGA
- a CDS encoding nucleotide sugar dehydrogenase, which produces MECIAVLGLGYVGLNLSLAFAKKFPNTIGFDIDLEKVEALKQGTDPNGERSFADLSSSSLQITNDPTEMEPATFFVVTAPTPIDQNHRPDLAPLISASQIVGKFLKPGSVVVYESTVYPGVTEDICGPILAQISGLRQGIDFKLGYSPERINPGDREHTLEKIVKVVAAEDAETLDRVASAYERIIQAGVYRAPSIKTAEAAKVIENIQRDLNIALMNELALIFEKLDIRTADVIAAASTKWNFLPFKPGLVGGHCIGVDPYYLTAKAQELGYHPEVILAGRRINDNMGIYLAQRLIKLLSVHADKPLKQARVGILGLTFKENVRDLRNSRVPDIVRELNQFGIEPFIHDPIAHPKSVQHEYGIELSNLEQFTNLDAVIFAVTHRNYLENLQDQVIGCLRSGGILMDVKSVIKPHDLPSDLIYWSL; this is translated from the coding sequence ATGGAGTGTATTGCAGTCCTTGGACTGGGTTACGTGGGCTTAAATTTGTCCCTGGCTTTTGCCAAAAAGTTTCCTAACACGATCGGCTTTGATATTGACTTAGAAAAAGTCGAAGCATTAAAGCAGGGAACCGATCCGAATGGGGAACGGTCTTTTGCAGATCTCAGCAGCTCCAGCTTACAAATCACCAACGACCCGACCGAGATGGAGCCAGCGACCTTCTTCGTGGTGACGGCTCCCACACCGATCGACCAGAATCATCGCCCCGATTTGGCTCCCCTGATCAGCGCGTCGCAGATCGTCGGCAAGTTTCTGAAACCGGGCAGTGTGGTGGTTTACGAGTCCACCGTATACCCTGGCGTGACGGAGGATATCTGTGGACCAATCCTGGCTCAAATCTCCGGATTGCGGCAGGGGATTGATTTTAAGTTGGGCTACTCCCCAGAGCGCATTAATCCGGGCGATCGGGAACACACCCTGGAAAAGATTGTGAAGGTCGTGGCAGCAGAGGACGCCGAAACCCTGGATCGGGTTGCCAGTGCCTATGAGCGAATCATTCAGGCAGGCGTGTATCGGGCACCCTCGATTAAAACTGCCGAAGCCGCCAAAGTGATTGAAAACATTCAGCGCGATCTCAATATTGCGTTGATGAATGAACTGGCGTTGATCTTTGAAAAACTGGATATTCGCACTGCGGATGTGATTGCCGCTGCCAGCACGAAGTGGAATTTTTTACCCTTCAAACCAGGGTTAGTGGGGGGGCACTGTATTGGTGTCGATCCCTACTACCTGACGGCAAAGGCTCAGGAATTGGGCTACCATCCCGAAGTAATCCTGGCGGGACGCAGAATTAATGACAATATGGGAATTTACCTGGCGCAACGGTTGATTAAGCTGCTGTCTGTGCATGCAGACAAACCGTTGAAACAGGCGCGCGTTGGAATTTTGGGATTGACGTTTAAGGAGAATGTGCGAGATTTGCGCAATAGCCGGGTTCCCGACATCGTTCGAGAGTTGAACCAATTTGGGATTGAACCGTTCATTCATGACCCGATCGCCCATCCCAAATCCGTCCAGCATGAGTACGGAATTGAACTGAGTAACCTGGAGCAATTCACCAACCTGGATGCGGTGATCTTTGCGGTTACCCATCGCAATTATCTGGAAAATCTGCAAGATCAAGTAATCGGTTGTCTGCGATCGGGTGGAATTTTGATGGATGTTAAATCCGTCATCAAACCGCATGATTTACCGTCTGACCTAATCTATTGGAGCCTTTAA
- a CDS encoding ABC transporter substrate-binding protein — MLKLWSIAVSVFALVGTSFAMTACQETGSENRQENPSPTSPATDAESLKLGALLPASGDLSAVGPPLIESVSLLVETVNQCGGVNGSPVTLTVADDQTDPSVGAEGITKLADVDKVAGVTGSFSSSVSSAAVNVAVRSKVVLISPGSTSPVFTEQAKKGNFQGFWARTAPPDTYQARALAKLARQKGFQRVATIAINNDYGIGLEKEFTQAFKQQGGTVMNENKPARYDPKATTFETEVGAAFANKPEAVIAIIYGETGSLLLKTAYEQGLSQGVQVMMTDGGYSEAFVREVGKTGDGKFIFAGTIGTIPSADGKALNAFKALWQRKQNKPLSAFVAHAWDAAALLVLAAEAANRNTGEGIKSKLRAVADPPGTPVSDVCQALARLRKGEEINYQGASGNVDIDQNGDVIGNYDVWIAKEDGKLAIVGKVNPAK, encoded by the coding sequence ATGCTTAAGCTTTGGTCTATTGCTGTCTCGGTCTTTGCCCTGGTTGGGACTAGCTTTGCCATGACTGCCTGCCAGGAAACAGGCAGCGAGAATCGGCAAGAAAACCCGTCTCCCACCTCTCCTGCTACCGATGCAGAAAGTTTGAAGCTGGGTGCGCTGCTTCCTGCCTCCGGCGATTTATCTGCCGTCGGTCCCCCTCTGATCGAGTCTGTTTCCCTATTGGTAGAAACAGTCAACCAGTGTGGCGGGGTGAATGGATCACCTGTAACCCTCACCGTTGCGGATGATCAAACTGATCCCTCTGTGGGTGCGGAAGGAATCACCAAATTAGCTGATGTAGACAAGGTGGCAGGAGTCACTGGCTCCTTTTCTAGCAGCGTTTCGAGCGCAGCCGTGAATGTTGCCGTTCGCAGCAAGGTGGTACTCATTTCGCCGGGAAGTACCAGCCCAGTTTTTACCGAACAGGCAAAGAAGGGCAACTTTCAAGGCTTCTGGGCACGTACTGCTCCACCAGATACCTATCAGGCACGGGCACTTGCCAAACTGGCACGGCAGAAAGGCTTTCAACGAGTTGCCACGATCGCCATCAATAATGATTACGGGATTGGCTTAGAAAAGGAGTTTACACAAGCATTTAAGCAACAGGGCGGCACGGTGATGAATGAGAATAAACCTGCCCGCTATGACCCAAAGGCAACCACCTTTGAGACAGAAGTGGGGGCTGCCTTTGCCAACAAACCAGAGGCAGTGATTGCGATTATTTACGGCGAAACCGGTAGCTTGCTGCTCAAGACAGCTTACGAACAAGGGTTGAGCCAGGGCGTGCAAGTGATGATGACCGATGGCGGTTATTCAGAAGCGTTTGTCAGGGAAGTGGGTAAAACCGGGGATGGCAAGTTCATTTTCGCAGGCACGATCGGCACAATCCCCAGTGCTGACGGCAAAGCGTTGAATGCGTTTAAAGCGCTCTGGCAACGAAAGCAAAACAAACCGTTGAGTGCATTCGTTGCCCATGCCTGGGATGCAGCAGCCCTTTTAGTTTTGGCAGCAGAGGCAGCCAATCGCAATACGGGTGAGGGGATCAAAAGCAAATTGAGAGCCGTTGCAGATCCACCCGGAACCCCTGTTAGCGATGTTTGTCAGGCTTTAGCACGACTGCGTAAAGGCGAGGAGATTAACTATCAGGGAGCCAGTGGCAATGTTGATATTGATCAGAATGGAGATGTAATTGGTAACTACGATGTCTGGATTGCCAAAGAGGATGGCAAGTTAGCGATCGTTGGCAAAGTTAACCCTGCCAAATGA
- a CDS encoding ABC transporter permease, protein MQLEQRSHTPIYLAIIAPIAAIVAALILCIPLVSWTGVPALQSYGVMLKGALGSGFAISETLSRATPLIFTGLGVAIAFRARFWNIGAEGQFYAGAIAATLFGTGLLPLPSFLLLPLIFVAGFLFGGVLLLLPAILKTRIQVDEVVTTLLFNFIVLLVVSYLVEGPLKDPSALGWPQATPVIAQATLPRLVGRTHWGLIIALVCAILVWLMNSRMVLGYRMRAIGANQTAALFAGIPIQRVILYTALLSGGLAGMGGVSEVAGLKGYLSLDLSPGFGYTGIIVAMLAQLNAIGVVFSALFIAAIYVGADAMSRSANLPSYLADVIVSTSLLCMLVSILLTRYRLRWK, encoded by the coding sequence ATGCAACTTGAGCAGCGATCGCACACTCCTATTTACCTGGCAATCATTGCGCCCATTGCAGCGATCGTTGCTGCCTTGATTCTCTGCATTCCGCTGGTTTCCTGGACAGGGGTGCCAGCGTTGCAATCCTATGGGGTGATGCTGAAAGGGGCATTGGGTTCGGGCTTTGCCATTTCTGAAACCTTATCGCGGGCAACCCCATTGATATTTACCGGGTTGGGTGTCGCGATCGCCTTTCGTGCCCGTTTCTGGAACATTGGAGCAGAGGGGCAGTTTTATGCCGGAGCGATCGCGGCAACCCTGTTTGGTACGGGACTCCTGCCCTTACCCTCGTTCCTGCTGCTGCCGCTCATTTTTGTGGCGGGTTTTCTGTTTGGTGGTGTGCTGCTGTTGTTGCCTGCCATCCTCAAAACCCGGATTCAGGTGGATGAGGTGGTGACGACCCTGCTGTTCAACTTTATCGTGTTGCTGGTGGTCAGCTATTTGGTGGAGGGTCCCCTCAAAGATCCCTCGGCTTTGGGTTGGCCTCAGGCAACTCCGGTGATTGCCCAAGCCACCTTACCCAGGCTGGTTGGACGCACCCATTGGGGGCTGATTATTGCCCTTGTCTGTGCCATCCTGGTGTGGCTGATGAACAGTCGGATGGTGTTGGGCTACCGGATGAGGGCGATCGGGGCAAATCAGACGGCAGCTCTGTTTGCAGGCATTCCCATTCAACGGGTGATTCTGTACACCGCTCTGTTGAGTGGTGGACTGGCAGGCATGGGCGGCGTCAGTGAAGTGGCTGGACTGAAGGGCTATCTCAGCCTCGATTTATCCCCTGGCTTTGGTTACACCGGAATTATTGTTGCTATGCTGGCACAGCTCAATGCGATCGGCGTGGTATTTTCCGCCCTCTTCATTGCCGCAATTTATGTCGGAGCCGATGCCATGAGCCGATCTGCCAATCTCCCCAGTTACCTTGCGGATGTGATTGTTTCTACTTCCCTGCTCTGCATGTTGGTCAGTATTTTGCTAACCCGTTACCGTTTGCGTTGGAAATGA
- a CDS encoding Uma2 family endonuclease, whose protein sequence is MMVQVPLKPFSVEPKQYILLRGLTWEKFKSLQTDFEGIPNVRLSYCEGILEIMGIGKPHELFSYQLGLLLGIYFTEKAIVYFPSGAFSQVVEGITEYQADQSFCFETDKPVPDLCIEIVVSSGSPTKLQKYQLMGVPEVWFWEDGVFELYCLRQSGYEKVSRSECLPDLDLELLNRCLMMASPVEANTMFRAALQV, encoded by the coding sequence ATGATGGTTCAGGTACCACTTAAACCATTTTCGGTTGAACCAAAACAGTACATTCTCCTCCGAGGGCTGACCTGGGAAAAGTTTAAGTCGTTACAGACTGATTTTGAAGGGATTCCCAATGTCCGCCTGTCTTACTGTGAAGGAATTTTGGAAATTATGGGTATTGGCAAACCCCATGAATTGTTCAGTTATCAGTTGGGGTTGCTGTTGGGGATTTACTTTACTGAGAAAGCGATCGTCTACTTTCCTAGTGGAGCCTTTAGTCAAGTCGTAGAAGGTATCACCGAATATCAAGCCGATCAGTCGTTTTGTTTTGAGACAGATAAACCTGTACCCGATTTGTGCATTGAGATTGTGGTATCGAGCGGTAGCCCAACAAAGCTGCAAAAGTATCAGTTAATGGGAGTTCCCGAAGTCTGGTTTTGGGAAGATGGGGTGTTTGAACTCTACTGTTTGCGTCAGTCAGGGTACGAAAAAGTATCCCGCAGTGAGTGTCTACCCGATTTAGATTTAGAATTGCTGAATCGTTGTTTGATGATGGCTTCTCCTGTAGAAGCGAATACAATGTTTCGAGCCGCTTTACAGGTGTAA